The sequence below is a genomic window from Physeter macrocephalus isolate SW-GA chromosome 19, ASM283717v5, whole genome shotgun sequence.
CGATCTTCCCAGCCCAACAGACCTGTCGTTTTAACATCTCTGGCCTACCAAGCCCCACTTAAGAAGTAACCACTATGGCTTTCCCATTTTCATTCATCTAAACTATACACAGCTGCCCAGCTGAGCTTCTCATAAGCTGAAATAACTAGTGTGACCATGATGGGTTCATGGGATTTCAGCCAGAGACTTGGAAAGCTTCAAAATAGCTCAGACCGCGTCCTCCCCGCACTAGCTCTGAGGAGCCCGGGGAGCCAGAACTAAAGATCCTCGTGGACACACAAAGGCCTGGGACAAACGCTTACCAACCAGCCAGACACGGCACTGCCTGAGCCCATCCCTGGGGTGGTGGGCAGAGGTCTGAGACAGGATGGCCACCTTCAAGCTCTTCTCTGGACGATGCCATCTGGGAGATGCTGGGGCTGCCTGGGAGCCAGCACGGGCTCACAGCCTGCTATGCAGGGGAACCTTCTAATCACCCGGGGAGCTTTAAAAACATGCCACTGTCGGAGCCCCACCTCTGGGGATGCCCAACTGAACTGGTCAAGGCAGGACGCAGACAATGGTATTCGTTAAACAACCCCCGGtggggaggacagagagaaggacAGGACGCAGACACACTGCTGCTGCGGGGACAGCGTGCAATAAGTGTCCTGCCCAGGGCGCCGCACCCAGGACACaagctggagagagggagggaaagcctGGCTGAAGGGGGGGCCCTGCCATGTCGGAAACCAGACAGGGATGCACCTCCCCTGCAGGTGGGGCAGGGGTCACTGTGGGTCTCCATCCTCAATCGCCAGCCGACAAAGCACGTTCATGCGTGGTCCCACTCTGAACAGGAGCCTTGCACCAGCCCTTAGGGGAATGTGGCCAGTCCCAATATGCCCACCTCACGGAAGGGGTCaccaaggtgagggaggggccagAACTGGAACTTGAACCCAGACCTTCTGACCGAATCACCTTCTATCCCCTTGCACCGGAGGGCGGAGGGGAGGCTGCAAAGCGCCGACCAGAGACGGGCCCTGATGATGTCCAAGGCATGCTGTGGTTGGGGCCCTAGGTCTGGTGGAGGGCTACCCCGGGGGGACAGTGAGCCTTTGGCCGGGCTGAGCCAGAGCCAGGCTGCACCGTCCGCCGGCCTCTGGGACCATGCCTCCACCTCCTGGAAGAGCTGCCGGCCAGAACCACCCTCAGCTAACTCACGTCGAGGGCTGAGAGAGCACACGGGGGCCTCACTCGCACACCCAGGATGAGTCCTCCAGACCCTCCCTCTGCTCTGTCACCTGAGCTGGCCGTCCCCACCAGTGCCCGAGGCGGGCTGCTGACGCGTCTACTTTGGATCCATTTTCCTTCAGTTGATTGGACCGCGAACACGGTTACTTCTTCTAAAAGTGCCTGATGTTAGAGCTCATCTGACATTTTCATGGGTTTAACTCCACTTTCTCCCTCTGACGTTTATTCTTCTTCTGGACTCTGGAAAAAGCGAATAGAGGGCAAAACTAAACCCCATTGGGTCACAGGTGAGCACAAGACAACTGAGAGCCGGCTGTGCCCTGGCGCCCCGGCCCttggcctccctccccaccccacccagtccCCCTGCTGGGCCAGGGCCGCGGAGCGGGGGCCGGGCCCTGCCACCAGGGCGGGCGGGCATTTCCAGGAGGAACTGGTCTGGGGAGGCGGGCAGGCCTCACAGATGAGTGGGGGGCAGGGCTCCAGCTGCCAGAGGCGCAGGCCGTGGCGCCAGCCCCTCCTCTAGAGCTTGTCCCCCGCATGGACCTTCTGGTGGCGGATGAGGTGCGAGCTGCCCCGGAAGGCCTTGCCACAGCGGTTGCACTCGTAGGGCCTCTCCCGCGTGTGGGTCTTGTAGTGCTCGATGAGGGCCGAGCGGTGCCGGAAGGCCTTGCCGCACTCATTGCACACGTAGGGCTTCCGGCCTGTGTGGATGCGCTGGTGCTGGATGAGGGCCGAGCTGTGGCAGAAGGCCTTGCCGCACTGGCCACACTCGTAGGGCTTCTCGCCGGTGTGGATGCGCTGGTGCTCGATGAGCGAGGAGCTCTGGCTGAAGGCCTTGCCACACTTGTGGCACTTGTAAGGCTTCTCGCCCGTGTGCGTCTTGCGGTGCTCAATGAGGTTGGAGCTCTGGCTGAAGGCCTTCCCGCACTCCTCGCATGCATACGGCTTCTTGCCTGTGTGGATCCTCTGGTGCCGGATGAGGTGGGACCGGTGGCAGAAGGCCTTCCCACAGAGCTCGCACTCGTGCGGTTTCTTCAGCGTGTGGATCTTCCGGTGCTGGCTCAGGCCCGAACTCTGGTTGAAGGATTTCCCACACTCCTTACATTGATAGGGCTTCTCCCCGGTGTGGATGCGCTCGTGCTTCCGGAGGCTCGAGCTCCGACTGAAGTCCTTCCCGCACTCCCTGCATGCGTATGGCCTCTTCCCGGTGTGGGTCTTCTGGTGTTGCGCGAGGGCAGAGCTCTGGCGGAAGGCCTTGCCGCACTCCCGGCACTCGTAGGGCTTCTCCCCCGTGTGGATGGCCTGGTGCCGCAGCAGGTGAGAGCTCTGGCTGAAGGCCTTGCCGCACTCACAGCACTCGTAGGGCTTCTCCCCCGTGTGGATCACCAGGTGCCTGAGCAGGTGCGAGCTCTGGCTGAAGGCCTTGCCGCACTCGCGACACGCGTAGGGCTTGGCTGGCTGTGCAGTCCTGTGAGGCCCCTCGGGTCCCGAGTCCCCCCTGCCCGCCGTCTCCCCATCGGGCTTACCGGACGCTTCCCCGCTGTGGATTATCTGGCACATAGTCAGGTCTGATTTCTGGAAGAAGGTTGGGCTGGATGGCTCATCGTCCTGGGGTCTGTCTCCTGGGGGGATGCTCTGATGCTGGATGAGGCTCGAGCACAGACTGATATTCCCCTCATAATCGTCCTGCTCCCCCAGAGGGATCTCCTTGTAGATGACAGCCATCTGCTCTAAACCCCTTTCCTGAAGAAAAGGGTCCCCCGGGTCCTCCTCCGGGAAAAGGTTTGTCTGCATCTCCAACCGGTCCTCAAACACGAAAGCCTCACCCAGCTTGGCTGCCGGGGGAATCTCCATTGTGGGTCCGGGCTCACCCCCAGTGACTGTTTCTCTTTGGGACACACTTACTGCTCTCagattctgaaaagaaaacaagagacaCTGTCAAGTCAGCAAGTCAAGCACCTAGTAGGTGCCAGCGTCTAAGAAAGATATAACCAAAGACACAATCTTGCCCTTGAGATGGTCCTTACTGAGTTAGAGACAAGTCTGACTTACCAGAAACAACTGcaaggaagacagacagacagacaatgCCACACTGTGGTGTCCAGACTCTAAAGGCTCAGGGTGTCCAGAAAGGTGGGCAAGGACAGGAAGTGGAGCCATTCTGAAAAAGGGGCAAGACTCCAGCTACCGGAGGAGGTTGGGGCTGGGGTCTTGTTGGGAAAGAGAGAGCACACACCCCCCTCCTACGATCGGTCGGCTGCAGGCCTCCAGCCCAGAGCCCCAGCTGGAGCCCTGGGAGTCAGCCCTTCTCATTCCCGCCGGCACACCCCGTCCTGTCCACTTCCCGCCTTTACTGAAggggtctctgcctctctcctcaccGCCACTGGGCAGTTCAGGCCTCGGTGTGACTCGCCTCCCCGCTGGCTGCCTACCTccagcttcccccctccccccagcccattCTCCACGTGGATGCCAAGGTCAAACGCCCAAAACACAGTCCTGATTGTGGCATCCCCCTTCTCAGGAGCTTGCAGCAGCCCAAGTCCTCCACACCCGGCCATGCGGCCCTGTCCCCTGCTTCTCCTTCCACACACCCCCAAACTTCCAGCTCCACCACTCACACATgctgccttttcctcctcctgaCTGGTCCCCACTCTTCTCACATGGCCACTTGCTCATCCTTCCACTCAGTTCAAATGTCCCCTCTTCCCTGCACCCTCAGACTCTGACAATCTTGGGCACGTGGCCTCGGTGACCGTGGAGCATGGGGCAcatgttcatcacagcactcACCACCTGGAGGGCAAATGTCATGGCAGGACTTTCCCCACCACCGCCTGCGAGCTCCCCAAGGGCAAATTCAGGGCTCTTCCATATTGGAATCCCCAGCTCTCAGCACAGCCACTCAATCattacacacacatttattgaataaataaatgattgaacgGAGGAAAAGTTATTTGTGTTTGTGGTAGAACTGCTTaccacacttttattttattttgccaaagTACTCTTTATTCAAATAAGTCAATTATCTGGGagatatgaataaatgaaacatacAAAAGCAGAGCTGCTCCGGTTGAAGGGGGTGTTTTCGGAGGGACAAGGAAGGAGACTAGAACACCCCATTCAGCCCCCCATCCCACTGTGGGGGCCCAGAGGGATCTCCGCAGGACCCCATCCACAAACTGCTATGCAACCTCCAGGGAAACTCTTCAGGTACCATAGTGATGACAACTCGagtttattgagcaactactgtgTGCAAGGCACGGCTAGACCTTTTACAAGCATATCTCATGTACTCCTCAGGACTCCATACAAAGGTACTATCATCCTTACACTGAAGTCAGACAGCAACTGCCTCAAAAAGACATACTAAATTAATCAGAATAGTCATGATGGAACTCATTcctatttagaatttttcttttaatgaattttcAGCCAGTAGAAAGGCCAGATGTGAAAAAAAGCACAGAACTGCAATATCCTCAAGAAGCCTgtgtcagacttccctggtggtgcagtggttgagaatccacctgccaattcaggggacgtaggttcaagccctggtccgggaagatcccacatgctgcggagcaactaagcccgtgtgccacaactactgaagctcccacgccacaactactgaagcacgcgtgcctagagcctgtgctccgcaacaagagaagccaccgcaatgagaggccagtgcacctcaacgaagagtagcccccgctcgcggcaactagagaaagcccatgcacagcaacaaagacccaacgcagccaaaaataaataaattaataaatttatttttttttaaaaaagcctgtGATCACTCCCACTCCTCTTCACAACCACGGTCTCCACTCCCCACCGCCTCCCAACCTCCTCAAACCTCACGTCCCATTTTAACCCTGGTCCACCCCTTCCCCATCTAGCTTAGACTACAGCGGGTCTAACTATGAGCGTCATTTCAACCAGCTCTCTGACCAGCATCACATTCctcacctccctgccctgccactaaCTACCCACCTCCTCTGCCAGCTCCTCCTAAGATGCTGAATGTTGCCAAGGAAAATCATACGACTGTGTCTGGCACGGAGACAAACTTCAAGTTTCCAATTTCAGCTGGGACTTCAGCTCCAGCATCTAATGACCTCCTTACGGCCAAGCCCTCTCTTCTAGGTCCTCACTTCCTCCCCCCTCTGGA
It includes:
- the ZNF70 gene encoding zinc finger protein 70; the encoded protein is MEIPPAAKLGEAFVFEDRLEMQTNLFPEEDPGDPFLQERGLEQMAVIYKEIPLGEQDDYEGNISLCSSLIQHQSIPPGDRPQDDEPSSPTFFQKSDLTMCQIIHSGEASGKPDGETAGRGDSGPEGPHRTAQPAKPYACRECGKAFSQSSHLLRHLVIHTGEKPYECCECGKAFSQSSHLLRHQAIHTGEKPYECRECGKAFRQSSALAQHQKTHTGKRPYACRECGKDFSRSSSLRKHERIHTGEKPYQCKECGKSFNQSSGLSQHRKIHTLKKPHECELCGKAFCHRSHLIRHQRIHTGKKPYACEECGKAFSQSSNLIEHRKTHTGEKPYKCHKCGKAFSQSSSLIEHQRIHTGEKPYECGQCGKAFCHSSALIQHQRIHTGRKPYVCNECGKAFRHRSALIEHYKTHTRERPYECNRCGKAFRGSSHLIRHQKVHAGDKL